The genomic stretch GGCCCCGATCGGTCTCCCACCCTCGCCGGTCAAGAGTGTGGACGGAGAACAGGAGGTCGGCGTAGGCGAGGCGCGCGTAGTGCTCGACGCGCCGCTCGTTCACGTCGGTCAGCAGGCGCGGGTCGTGGAGCCGCCAGTAGCGGGCGGCGGTGCGCTCGGGGTCGCGCCGGTACGCCTCAACTTCCTCCGGCGGGAGGACAAGGGCGAGGTCGGAGAATGCGGCGCGGACGGTGGAGTCAGCGGCGAGGGCCGCGTCGAAGGCGGCGGCTGCCCCCTCTGTGTCGCCGAGCCGGTAGTGGGCGAGCCCGGAGGCGAGGAGGGGGAACGAGTTCTCTGACTGGACCGAGCGTAACGACTCGGCGACGCTTCGCAGTGATTCCCATTCCTCGGCAGCGGCGTAGAGACGTGCGAGCACCGCGAGGGCATCGTGGCTTGTCGGATCGCTCTGCAAAGCCCGCCGAAGGTGGTGGACGGCTTTGGGGTATGCCTCTTGGGCCGGACCGCTCGCATCAATGAACGACACGCCCCGCCGCCGAAGCCGCTCCACGTCGAACCTGTCGCGCGCATAGAAGTCGGCAATGGTGCGCTGGCTCTCGAACTCGAAGTCCTTCATGACAATCCGGCCGTCCTCGAATTGCACGCCCCCTTCCTCCACCACTTTCCGCTCCTTCACTCCGAGGTACACCTCCCAATCCTCTGCGAAGAGCGCGGGACGGAGGGCGCGGTGCCACGCGAAATACTTCGTTGCCTCCTGCGCCCCAACCTCCGTGTGAGCTACGGCGCTCGTGGAGTCGAGGGCGAGGATGCGGCGGGCGAGATCAAGTCGGCGGGCGGTACGTAACGCAGGAGGAGCATCACCGGGGAAGGCTCGCATGAGCCGAAGGCGGAGCGCGAGGTAGGAGGGGTTGTCAGGAGCAATGTTGAGTAGAGCCTCTACGGCTTCTTCCGCTCGCCCAAGCTCCCTTCCTTGAGCAACAAGAAGACTAGCGAGAGCATAGTGAGCAGACGGTTGATCTGGGTCACGGTCAATCGCTTCCTCTAAGTGAACTACATTCCGCGAGGTATCTTCGGACTCCGCACGACTTTGGAGAGTTTGTGTCTGAGCCAGCACATCTGACTGCGGTATTAAGAGCGTCAGCAATGACGCAGCGACGATGATTAACCGACGTATCGAGTACATGCCAGTCACCCAGTAGGTATCCCAGAGGGATGTTCAACAACACATTGGCATAGGATCGACCGGGGGCGCTCACGTAGAGGCAGCCCCCGGTCCAAGACAGCGTTGCCACCGTCTTATGTGGGAATTCGCCAGTTGGCCGGATGCGTTAGTTGCAGACCTGGAAGTCGGTCGGCCAGCACGTGTGGTCGTTGGGATCGCAGGAAAACCCCTGTGATCCGCAGTCGCACGAATCGGTGCCGCAATCGTTTGTACACACGTAATCGGTATCCCCTTGCCCACCGCACTCAGCAGTGCATTGGGGGTGTGCCGTACAGGGAGTGCCGCACGTGTCGGTCCAGGGACGGTACCCATGCACGGTGCCTCGCTGAGTGGCAGAGGCAGGAGTCGTCTCGAACGATTCGACCTGGAGGTCGTCGAGGTTGAGCTTGAGCTTCTTCATGGCTTCTGGGATGGGCTAGGTGATTGAGCTTGCCGTGAAAACTGATTGAGTAATTCAGCAGTATTGGGGGAGCCCTGGGTGATACGTTCATGATGAGACCAGCCGTCCAAGCTTGTTTGACCTGAGCGACCACAGCTAAACGGACTTGCTCGGGATCGACCGAACCCTCAACTGCTCCTGTCATGTGCCTCGAGATCTCGTCGATCGAGTGCGGCTGCTCCATTGTACTCAGAACAGCAGCGGCAAAGGGCGAGAGGGTTCTGAGGAGGATGCGGTTGCCAGACCGGTACAGCAAGAAGGTCGATTCGATGTGCTGCGGCTCTTGGGATCGTTCGGTGCTGTCCTCAGCGAGCCAAGTATCCCAGTCACGGGAAGTCCCTACGAGATGAGTATGTGGAGCGAGCCGTAAGGGCTCTGCCGTCCAGACGTGTTCGTCAAGCGATTCTCGGAGAAGGGTAGAGAGCAGTTCGTCTGTGAAATCGGTAATCGATAAACTTGCGATGTACCGCTTACGCTCCGGTCCGAAGGCGTCGTTGATCAAGGCCCGGTGTGCACCGGAGTCGGCTAAGGCTTCTAGCTCTGAATAGCCCCGCTCGACATCAGAGGTCTTCGCAGCGATCTGCAGCGGGGCTCCGGTCAGCTCCAAGCCGGCATTGCAGGAGAGAGAGTCGAGGACATCAAGTGTTCTGCCAAAGAACGTCCGCACATAACGTCGCTGGAGTACGCGATAACCCCCATCTGTTTCACTAATCTGAGTGAGATCTGCCGCTACGTTCGGTGCCTTCAAGAGAAGCACGCTTGGGGTTTCGTCTGAATGCAAACGGAGGTAGAAGTGACCTACTCCGGCCTCTCCCAAGAGCAAGCTGGGGTCGGCGGCCGCCCCCACTGTTCCACTCGGCCAAGGCTGGCCTTCGCGCTCGACGCGCTCCCACCCGCGGAGGCCACATGCTTCCGCCTCCGTTCTCAGGTGTGGCTTTTCCAATACCTGAGCTGCGTGCAGAAGGGTTTCTGCATTTCCGCAGAGTCCATGGCACAGCGAGTAGTTCGACAGGGCACGCGCCGGGTTGTCTTCGTCGAGAGTAGTTAGAGTCGTCTGGACGGCTGCTTCAGCTTCCTCGCGATATCGCGGATGAGCGAGGAGTTCGAATGCACGGAGGCGCGTCAGTCCGATCCCAGGGGCACCATGGCACCAAGCCCTCATCGTCCCGATAGGGCGATGAAAGGTCCTCCCCGCCTTTAGAAGAGAACGCAACTCGTCATGACGGCCAGTGCGGACGAGTTCGTTGAGGGTAATATTCCGGAAATCCGGCCAGTTCTTTTCCTCAGCATTAAAGAACTGCCGCTCGTAGAGGAAAGCTTGCTCCGCGGCATAGAGGTATTGATCTTCACCTGTCGCCGCGAACAACTCAAGAAGTGCATGTCCGCACCCCGACGCTCCATGAGCCAGTCCAGCAAGGTTCCGGACAGACGTCGGCCGGATAGTTGACCAGGACCAGCCTCTCACTTCGGTATGAGCGACGTTGACTAGGTGGTCACCGAGTTGACGAGCCATGTCGATAGATACCTCGTGAGGAAGCACCGAGGCGAGCTGGAGCAAAGCAGGGATAGCCCCTGCAGCCCCACTAATCACATCGATCCCCTGATCCTCCTGCTCGTTGCCTCGAAGAGGAGTGAGGAGCGCTTCGGCCTCCCTGAAAAACTCCGGTCGTCCGAGGCCCTCAGCGATACGTGTGGCGGCGAAAGCGATCCCCACACGGCCATCGTGGAATCCGAAGCGACGTGGCCCCATCTCTCTACCCTCAAGGAGGGCATGATGGACGGCACCTATAGCAGCACGTTCGATTTCGTGGTCCTTAGTACGAACGTAGAGTTCACCTAAGAAGAGGGCAATGCCGGCGGTCCCTTGATAGACGCTTCCCCCCGCTGCTCTCGAAGACGAAGCTCTTGGAGAAGTATGGTCTTCCTTCACGACATTCCACGTGCAGGCACTGCCGTTCCACAGCGCCTGTCGGGCGAGGCGAAGACCGATTCGGTGGGCGACCTCCAAGAAGCGCGCGCGCTCATTCATGTCATTAATTGCGTAGGGACGGGTAAGCTGGAGCGTTCCGCTTGTCTGTTTAGGGTGCTAGCGATGAGATGCGCGAGGTAGGCTTCCTCGGGTATGGAGATGCCCAGCCTGTTGCTCATCATGTGGAGGTAACTGGGGACGATCCGAAGCGCAGCAGCTTCAGGGGATGCGAAGGGTCCAGACGGACTGAGGAGCAATCCGTGTCTAGCAAGGAAGTCGAACTGCATCTGGACTGCTTCGAGCTCCTCGTGGTACACGTGGAGATCTTTCGGCAGAGCGCCTGAGCCGTTCAGGCACAACCAGGCAGTTTCGACATACGCCGATAGAGTCTGGGCCTGCCGGTCGTATCCTTTGCGGAAGGCTGTTTTCAAGGCATGGACGAGGCGGTGATCGTCTCGAACAAGATGGGAGAGGTACCCTGCAGCGTAGCGTGAGGCAAAAGAAGAGGCGGTACGTGAGTTGGGGAAGAACACGTGGAGTGCTGAGAGCATAGCTAGGAGCCCCTTGCCCAATCGGGAAGGGCGCTCCTTGTCACATAGATGCCGAATAATGTCGAAGGCGGCCTCACTCGATCGGAAAAACAATGTCTCAGCTAGGTCGACGCCTCTTCGCCCTCCGTACCGTTCGAACTCCGGTTCGTAAGGGACCCACCGGATTGATGAAAGGAGGGACATGACATTGACGTGCTCCTCTAAAGCGGGCTTGACCTCATTCTCTAGTACGTCTGCAGCGCCGTGGAGTCGAAGGCGCACGTGAGAACCGTGCTCTCGGTATCTGATGAAGAAGTAGCGGTCAACCCATCCATGTGATTGGGCTGCGCGTACAAAGGGCTCAACTACCTCAATGAGCACTCGATCACATGAGGGGCTATAGATGAGCCCCTCATAGAACAGATGCGCGCCTAGCCATCCTGTAGTGGGATGTTCATCCATCGTGACAACTGCTGTCTGTCGTGGCCGATTTTGCGGAGCTGCTGCCGCCAGTAACATCGAATTGGAATATTTGCTCGGCAGCATGCGTCACTCCTTCGTAGTGCGGGAGGTCTTTTGCAGTTGGGTAGCGTTCTTCGAGGATGGCACTGAAACTTCCTAGACCGCGTGCCATTTTCCCGAAGAGGTTAGCGAGGAGGGGGTTGGCGAAGTCGATGTACTGCGGCTTGTGTAGGTCTCTCGAACCGCGGGTCTGCTTATGCTGTGGACGGTTATCCGTGTGCAGAGCTTCAAGAGGGTCTCCTTCGCTCTCAGAAGGTCCTGTCCTGTCCGAATGGAAGTTGTTCGCTACGTTCAGCGTCCTCTCTGAACTGCCTTCTGTTAGTCCTTCGGATGAGTCCTCGGATAGAGGTGAGGCTTCGGCTTTGCCATCGTTCTCGTGGGTCCGGTGTCGCGGTAACGGTTGTATTCGGACGTAGACCTCGCGGGGCAACTCGTGATCGAGCCGCCATTGATTAACTCTTACATAGAAATCGAAGGCACTGTCCCCTTGAGCATACTGAGGGAGGAGCGGCCCTGGTACAAACCAGCACTGACGAGCCAAGACCAGTGTGCCTTCGAACGTGATCCGCGGCCTCCGTGTGATGGTGAGCTCCAGCCTAGGGTTGGCTGTTTGTGTAGAGCGCGGGGGTGCCAAGCTTGATACTTCTGTGTCTCTATCGCTAGCTGGCTCTACATCATCAACATGCGAAGCGGCAGATCGCGGGAAGGGGAATGAGAAACCCACAACCGGGGTGAACTGCGAGAGCAGTTGGTACAACGGCGGCCTCATCGTGGGATTCAAGAACCCAAGATCCACAGGCAGTACGATCCGCCCCGATGGACCATGTCGTAGCCGTAACGCATACGGATCATCCGCAGCAGCCTCCACACCGAGGTCCGAGGTCAGGAGTTGTTCCTCGGCGTGTCCACTCTCTCCCGTTGGGTAACTGATCTCTCGGGGTAGAAGGGGTGGGTGGAGGTTGCCATTGAAGTTGCCATCACCACAGATCTCGGCTAGGTAAATGTCTTTGCGACTCTCGTTTGACGTAAAGAGGTCGTTGCGTACCGCTTCCGGGAAGAGGTAAAGGAAGCGCGAGAAATACTTGCCGTACCCCGTAGCATATGCTCCGTTGCGGAGGATGAACCTTGATGGCTGCACGGCATCGAGATCACAAACAACTTGGCCGAAGACTGTCATCGAGGGGGCGATCAGAGTTGAATCGGGCACCTCCTCCAATGACGCTGCCAGATCACTCCGGCTTAATTCTATCTCGGCCTCCGCCGGGTTCTCGGCCCAGCGTTTAACAACCACTCCTTGGAGTAGGCGGTAAGCACGCTGTATGGCAGTAACAAGTTGGAGGTCGAATGGATTTCGGGAGTCGTATTCGTCGCCATGCTGTGCCTGAGACTGAGCCTCCAAGTGGGGTTTGAAATGTTCGCGATAGTAGTCTTCGTAAAAGCGAAGGAGA from Rhodothermales bacterium encodes the following:
- a CDS encoding GWxTD domain-containing protein encodes the protein MLTLLIPQSDVLAQTQTLQSRAESEDTSRNVVHLEEAIDRDPDQPSAHYALASLLVAQGRELGRAEEAVEALLNIAPDNPSYLALRLRLMRAFPGDAPPALRTARRLDLARRILALDSTSAVAHTEVGAQEATKYFAWHRALRPALFAEDWEVYLGVKERKVVEEGGVQFEDGRIVMKDFEFESQRTIADFYARDRFDVERLRRRGVSFIDASGPAQEAYPKAVHHLRRALQSDPTSHDALAVLARLYAAAEEWESLRSVAESLRSVQSENSFPLLASGLAHYRLGDTEGAAAAFDAALAADSTVRAAFSDLALVLPPEEVEAYRRDPERTAARYWRLHDPRLLTDVNERRVEHYARLAYADLLFSVHTLDRRGWETDRGRLFVRYGPPHTVYVFPFAFYPGKTGGGRTEVWEYDGFRFAFEDAWGLNEFTLFSPPAYAFANPHADLSAQDFVTRARERVREEPERSQYAPERRVSIPRLTSVFKGEDGAAEVVIAFGVPVAERPASGPLPLALRTGIFVLDEAGRTMAETRSSPSSLPSAQIHALPQATLYIAAPTLAVPPGTYMLAVEFDAAAGSVAGYNRESLAVPDFTHGGLRLSDLLLAYHVEELEREEPVPGLIHRRGYEIAPAPWTVFSREQTLYLYFEAYGLHLGTDGLASYDVEVLLVPADERGSIQRLWDGVRGAQPEKGVSVAFESSGRGSDQGQYSIIDLTAQEPGEYVLSLRVQQGDRMVETYREITLW
- a CDS encoding thiopeptide-type bacteriocin biosynthesis protein, translating into MDEHPTTGWLGAHLFYEGLIYSPSCDRVLIEVVEPFVRAAQSHGWVDRYFFIRYREHGSHVRLRLHGAADVLENEVKPALEEHVNVMSLLSSIRWVPYEPEFERYGGRRGVDLAETLFFRSSEAAFDIIRHLCDKERPSRLGKGLLAMLSALHVFFPNSRTASSFASRYAAGYLSHLVRDDHRLVHALKTAFRKGYDRQAQTLSAYVETAWLCLNGSGALPKDLHVYHEELEAVQMQFDFLARHGLLLSPSGPFASPEAAALRIVPSYLHMMSNRLGISIPEEAYLAHLIASTLNRQAERSSLPVPTQLMT
- a CDS encoding lanthionine synthetase LanC family protein, with amino-acid sequence MNERARFLEVAHRIGLRLARQALWNGSACTWNVVKEDHTSPRASSSRAAGGSVYQGTAGIALFLGELYVRTKDHEIERAAIGAVHHALLEGREMGPRRFGFHDGRVGIAFAATRIAEGLGRPEFFREAEALLTPLRGNEQEDQGIDVISGAAGAIPALLQLASVLPHEVSIDMARQLGDHLVNVAHTEVRGWSWSTIRPTSVRNLAGLAHGASGCGHALLELFAATGEDQYLYAAEQAFLYERQFFNAEEKNWPDFRNITLNELVRTGRHDELRSLLKAGRTFHRPIGTMRAWCHGAPGIGLTRLRAFELLAHPRYREEAEAAVQTTLTTLDEDNPARALSNYSLCHGLCGNAETLLHAAQVLEKPHLRTEAEACGLRGWERVEREGQPWPSGTVGAAADPSLLLGEAGVGHFYLRLHSDETPSVLLLKAPNVAADLTQISETDGGYRVLQRRYVRTFFGRTLDVLDSLSCNAGLELTGAPLQIAAKTSDVERGYSELEALADSGAHRALINDAFGPERKRYIASLSITDFTDELLSTLLRESLDEHVWTAEPLRLAPHTHLVGTSRDWDTWLAEDSTERSQEPQHIESTFLLYRSGNRILLRTLSPFAAAVLSTMEQPHSIDEISRHMTGAVEGSVDPEQVRLAVVAQVKQAWTAGLIMNVSPRAPPILLNYSISFHGKLNHLAHPRSHEEAQAQPRRPPGRIVRDDSCLCHSARHRAWVPSLDRHVRHSLYGTPPMHC